ACTGGCCGGCGTACCGGCCGGAATCCACGAGGCATTGCCCTCACCGGACCCCATCGGCGGCACCGCAGCGCCTTCCTGCGCGCCCAGCGCGACCGCGTTGATGTCGGCCATCGCGGCCCAGACGGCCGGGCCGACCACGGCCGGGCTGACGTATCCGGCCGAGACGAAGCCGTTGGACAGCGAGGAGTTCAGGAAAATGCCGTACGGGTTGCCGTCGTTGCCGTCCAGGAAATTCAGGATGCCCGCCAACAGCCCGCCCGGGTCCAGGCCGGCGGCGAGACTCGAGGGCGACAGCGCCGCGGCGGGTGAGGCAAGACCCTGCAGCGCGTCGGGTACCGACGACATCAGCTGCGGCAGCTCGGTCTGCACCAGCGTGCCGGCCGCATCGCCGGCCGCCTGGGTGACCGCCGCGGCCTGGTTGGCCTGCCCACTGGGATTGGTGGTCTGCGCCGGTTGGGTGAACTGTTGCAGCGTGGCTGCCGCCGCGGAGCTGACAGCGTAGCCGTACATCGCCGCCGCATCCTGGGCCCACATCTCGCCGTACGCGGCTTCGGTGGCCGCGATCGCCGGCGTGTTCTGACCGATCAGGTTGGTCGCCACCAGGACCGCCAGCTGCTCACGGTTGGCGGCGATTGCGGCCGGGGGCACGGTCATGGCGTAGGCCGCTTCGTAGGCGCCGGCGGCCGCGACGGCCTGAGACGCGGCCTGCTCGGCTTGCAGACCGGTCAGGGTCATCCACGTCATATACGGTGTGACCGCGTCCTCCATCGAAGCCGACGCCGGCCCTCGCCAGCCGTCGCTGGTCAGCACCGAAATCACGGTTTCGTACGCGGCTGCCGCCGAACGCAACTCGGCGCCCACGCGATCCCAGGCCGCCGCAGCTGCCAGCAGTGGCGCCGAGCCCGCACCGGTGTACATGCGCAGCGAGTTCAGCTCTGGCGGTAATGCCCCGAAATCCACTGCCTACACCCCCTCCACCGAGCGCGGTGCCAGCCGGACTGGGCGCGCATCGACCGCCATGACGAATTGCGTTGCCGCACAGCGGACTCCAAATTGACGATGGGCTACTGCTAGCGATTCCTGTTGTCGCACAACAAACATCGGGCTTCTCCTTTTCGGGATAGTCCGATCCGGCTACGGAATGCCGCTGTGCAGGTCTATGCGTGTGACTGGTTTCATGCAGGCGCCGCGACCGGATCGGGTGAATTGGCAACGATTTCCGCAGTCATCATCCGGCCAATGCGGCATCACCTCCCGTCGCCGTTCGGGGCACACGGGAGCGCCGCCGTGATCGCGCAATCGGGGTGAGGTCACCCGGCGGAATCTGCCGGACGCGGCCACCCCTCTTGTCCTAAAACGAGTTCACACAGCGTAACTGGCTGAGGCGATAACGGCAGGTCGTAAGGGGTGTCCGCTCGAAAG
The nucleotide sequence above comes from Mycobacterium kiyosense. Encoded proteins:
- the PPE31_4 gene encoding PPE family protein (frameshifted, deletion at around 3078663), whose translation is MYTGAGSAPLLAAAAAWDRVGAELRSAAAAYETVISVLTSDGWRGPASASMEDAVTPYMTWMTLTGLQAEQAASQAVAAAGAYEAAYAMTVPPAAIAANREQLAVLVATNLIGQNTPAIAATEAAYGEMWAQDAAAMYGYAVSSAAAATLQQFTQPAQTTNPSGQANQAAAVTQAAGDAAGTLVQTELPQLMSSVPDALQGLASPAAALSPSSLAAGLDPGGLLAGILNFLDGNDGNPYGIFLNSSLSNGFVSAGYVSPAVVGPAVWAAMADINAVALGAQEGAAVPPMGSGEGNASWIPAGTPASSATLPSLGRRRRPHRRPRWWPRGRIRPRWSGGCRCRRPGRRRPRWPTMPALPPPAAAGPAP